CGGCCGACCGCAGCGCGGAGCGCAGCGCCGTCTCGGCCTTGTCCCAGGTGGCGTCGTCGCCCAGCCGCGAATCGGGACGCAGGGCCAGCTTCACCTGCACCTCCTCGAAGCCGAAGTCGGCGTAGACCTTCATGGCCTGGGCGTGGAACGCGGTCACCTCGGACTCGATCTGGCCCTCGGTGCAGAACACGTGGCCGTCGTCCTGGGTGAAGCCGCGCACTCGCAGGATGCCGTGCAGCGCGCCCGAGGGCTCGTTGCGGTGGCAGGCGCCGAACTCGCCGTAGCGGATCGGCAGGTCGCGGTAGCTGTGCAGGCCCTGGTTGAACACCTGCACGTGGCCCGGGCAGTTCATGGGCTTCACCGCGTAGGTCCGCTTCTCGGACTCGGTGAAGAACATGTTCTCCTTGTAGTTGTCCCAGTGACCGGACTTCTGCCACAGGCTCACGTCCAGCACCTGCGGGCAGCGCACCTCGCCGTAGCCGCTGCTGCGATACACGCCGCGCATGTACTGCTCCACCACCTGCCAGATCGCCCAGCCCTTGGGGTGCCAGAACACCAGGCCCGGCGCCTCTTCCTGCAGGTGGAACAGCTCCTGCTGCTTGCCGATGCGGCGGTGGTCGCGCTTCTCGGCTTCCTCGATGCGCTGCACGTAGGCCTTGAGCTGCTTGGCATCGGCCCAGGCGGTGCCGTAGATGCGCTGCAGCTGCTCGTTCTTGGAGTCGCCGCGCCAGTAGGCGCCGGACACGCGCGTCAGCTTGAACGCCTTCAGGAAGCGCGTGTTGGGCACGTGCGGGCCGCGGCACATGTCCACGTATTCCTGGTGGTGGTACAGGCCCATGGCCGTGACCTCCGGGCCCAGGCCCTCGATCAGGCGCAGCTTGTAGTCCTCGCCGCGGGCCTGGAACTCCGCCACCACCTCGTCGCGCGGGGTCATGCGCTTGATGACGTCGTACTCGGTGTCGATCAGCTCGCGCATGCGCGCTTCGATCGCGGCCATGTCGTCGGGCGTAAAGGGCTGCGCGCGCCAGATGTCGTAGTAGAAGCCGTCCTCGATCACCGGCCCGATCACCATCTTGGCGTCGGGGTACAGCTGCTTGACCGCGTGGCCCACCAGGTGCGCGCAGGAGTGGCGGATGATCTCCACGCCCTCGGCGTCCTTGGGGGTGAGGATCTGCAGGCTGGCGTCCTGGTCGATGAGGTCGGACGCGTCGACCTGGCGGCCGTCGACCTTGCCGGCCACGGTGGCCTTGGCCAGACCGGGGCCGATGGACTGCGCGACCTCCATGACGGAGACGGGGTGATCGAACTCGCGGCGGCTGCCGTCGGGGAGCGTGATGGTGATCATGTATGGGCTGCTGGCTGGGCGGTCGGCAAGGGCTGCGGGCCGCGGACAAGAAAAAAGCGCCACGCGGGCGCCTTCCGGAATCGGCCGCGGGCGGGGATCAGCGGTGGGCGGTGGTAGTGCTCATGTCGCACGCTCGGCCGGCGTTGCCGCGGGCCACCTTTGCGCCAAGGGGTGTGGCGCCCGATTCTAAAACAAATCGTGCGCGTCGGCGCCCGGCTAACCGGAATGCCCGGCGGGGCGGATGACATCGACGTCGACGCGGGCTGACCGCTGCCCGGCAAGCCGCGCCGCCCCCGCGGGATCGCTCGCGTCCATCGCGGCTGCGGCACCATGGCCTGTCGGGGCCGGGGCATGCGCCGCCGTGACGCCGGGCGGCAGCCCGGAACCGGGCGGCGCGCCTTGCCCAGACCCCGGCGACAGCGCGTTGAGCGCGTTGTAGGCGGAGAACTGCCCGAGCACGCCGTTGAAGAACACCGCAGCCATCGGCGGTGCGCTCACGATGAGCATGGTCAAGATCAGCCCCATTCCGCCCTGCTGCATCGCCATCGCGGTCAGACTCTCCTGGCTGGCACCGGTGGTCCAGCCGGCGACCCAGAATGCAATGCCGACCGCGATCACCATGTCGAGCGCGAGCGTCACCATCACCGTGAGCAGCGCCAGCGAGAACAGGGTGCCGATGCCGTAGTAGAGCCATTTCGTGAACAGCTGCTGCGTTGCGCGGAACAACAGGCACAGGATGAAGATCGGCCCCAACCCGACCACCAGCGCGATCGCCACCTTGTTGAGCAGCATGGTTGCCGCCGCCATGATCGCAGGCCCGCCGAGGCCGACGCCGGTAAACCACAACGCTCGATCCTTTCGCTTGTCAGTCAGCAGGTCATCGCCGGAATCAACCGAATCGATCGCAGCCAACGCCACCTGCATGATGGCCAGCGTCCGGTCGATGTCCTCATACGGCCCGCCGTCACGCTCGCCCGTTATTGTTTCGGCGACGACTTCGGTCAGGCCATGCGTGAGCGTGCGGTAGGTCGACCCCGAGCCGGCGGCAGCCCCGGTGGCAATTGCGATCACCAGCACCGCCTTCAGCGCATCGGTGACCAGCGCCATCATCGGCTCGCGTGACTGACCGGTGGCGATCCGGTAGCCATGCACCAGTATCCAGAGCGTCAAAAGGCTCAGCGCTGCGGTGCCCACCACACGCAGCACGCGTCCCAACAGGTTGCCTGCGAATTCACTGATCTCGTCGTCGAGGAAGCTGCTGATCTCATGGAAGAAGATCATGTTGGGGAGACCGGCCTGGACCTGCATCCAGTCGATCCCTCCCATGACGAAGCGCAGCGTGTCTTCCATGGCCATTGTTGTCGTACCTGCTCAGCGCTCGCGCAGGCGCGCTGCGCGCAAGGCGACCTTGAGCGCAGCGCCCTGGATGAGCTCATCGGTGCCCGGGTTCCTGAAGCTCTTGTTGGCCGCCCGCACCTGGTCGGCCTGCAACGTCCGCAGGGTTGCGTCATACGCACCCAGCAACGTCTCGGCGTTCTGTACGTCGTTCTGCAGCTGCCCCTGGATGGCAAGGATGCGGTTCGTATTGGACGCCAGCTTGCCCTGCTCGTCCGCGCCGATGCCCGCGCGCTCCGCATAGGTGGCACGCAGCTCCCCGTCGCGTGCCTCGACATCTTCGAGCATCGCCACCATTGCGTTGAACCTGCGGTTCTCGGTGTTGACGATCGCGCTGCAATACATGTGCTGCTCGACGCCAGAGGGATTGTTGCGCGGCTCGCTGCCGCAGCGGTCGGCCAGACCATCGTCCAGCCCGCGCTGGGCGAACTGTTCGCGATGCCCGGGGTTGCCTTGGTAGGCTGCGCCGGCCACAAGCGCCTGCTGGTACTGCTTGTCCAGCGTGCTCAACTGGTCGATCTGGCTCTGGTAGTCCTGCCACATCTGCTGGTACTGCGCGATCCAGCCGAGGATGGTCTTGATGGTATGCGGCACATCGAATACCGCGACCTGAGCGTTTGCCGGGCCTGCGGCTAGCACGCCCGCCATCAGCAGGCCTGCTGCCCACCGCACGGGCCTCACCGCAGCCCCGTTTCCACGCCTGCCGACTTCCTTGTCGTCCATGTCCAGCTCCTTGGGTTGATACATGTGTCCAATGTGAATCAGGGCACCACCAATACGCCCTGACTGCCTCGAGACATGGCGCGCACACCTTCGCGTCCGGTTCCGCGCCTCTCAGCCTGGAACGCGCTGAGCCATTGCCCGGGGTGAAGAGCGTCAGTCGCGACGCCTTCGGCGTGAGCACGTTCGGCCAGCACCCGGTGCATCACTTCGATGTTGTCGGTCGATGCCGAAATCACCGCAAGCGCATCGTCGAGACCATTGAGATCCAGACGGCAGACGCTTGAAGCGTGCCCTTGCTTGACCAGGAAGCACCTCGATCGTTCGTCGAGCGACAGCACCACCCGGAACTCGGCTTCGGTCAGCTTCAGGCCATCGACGTAATCGGAGCGCTTGGCGTTCGGGTTGGGCAGCAGGATCAGGGTCGCCGTCTGTTCGACAAGCGCGGCAGCAATGTCGCTGGACAGCGCATCTTCCGGGCTCTGAGTCGCAAAGATCCCCAGGCCATTCTGCTTGCGGATGGTCTTCTGCTTGTTGCGCGCGAAATCCTTGAGCGCGCCGCCACCGTCGAGGATCTTCCAGAACTCGTCCATCACATAGATCAGCCGGCGTCCGTCGATCAGCCCCTCGAGGCGGTGCAGCAGGTAGCGCACCACCGGCACCCTCACCTCGGGGTTGTCGACGACATCCGTGTAATCGAACCCGATGATGTTGGCGCGTGAGAGATCGACGGTATCGACCGGATTGTCGAACACCCAGCCCAGGCTGTGGCCGGCGGTCCACTTCCGCAAGCGCGCGTAGAGGCCGTCATCCCCCATATTGGGCAGGCTCTTCTGGAAGTTGGTCATGCTTCGCAGCGCCGGCGGCGTGTCAAGAATGCCCTCCACCGCGCGATGGATGTCCTCGTCCTCGCGCGCGGTGTACGAGGGCTTGCCGGCGAGGATCCTGGCCAGTTCGGCGAGGAACTGCACGTTTCCTTCCGTGCGCTCGCATTGGAACGGATTGAACCCGGTGGCGCGGCCGTTCTCCAGCGCCAGGTAGTTTCCGCCACATGCCCGCACGAAGATCTCGGAGCCACGATCCTTGTCGAAGAAGAAGATCGTCGGCGACGGATCCAGCTTCTGCACTTGGCTGAGCAGGAAGTTGACGAGCGCGGTCTTCCCCGTCCCGGACTTGCCGATGATCATGGTGTTTCCGAGGGCTTTCTCGCCGCGCGAATCCTCACCGCCATGGGTGGCGTGGAAGTTGAAGAAGTACGGCTGGCCGTTGGTCGCCTGCAGGGTGGTCACGCACTCGCCCCACGGGTTCCTGGACTGCTTTCCGCTGGCGAAGTTGTGCAGGGGCGAAAGGCCGAGGAAATTCAGCGAGCTGACGTTGGCGAGTCGTGTGCGATATCGCCAGTTGCCGGGCAGCTGCGCATAGAACGCCGACGCTATTGCCAGGTCTTCCTTGGCCGAAACGAATCCCGCATTCGAAAGTTCCGCGCGCGCGGCAGCGATGTTGTGCGAGAGCGCTTCCTGGCTGGCGGCGTGCAAGGCAAGCGAGAAGTGGAACTCGCCCAGGACGAAGTTGCCGGAAGCCAGCTGGTCCATCGCATGGTCGAGCTCGGCGATCTGGCTGACCGCCTTGTCCCCGGAAGACACCATCATGCCTTTGGTGCGATCGAGCACGCGAAGCGCATCCTGACGTCCCATCGGGCTGAACGACTGCGTCATGACGTACTCGAAGTCGAGGTACTTCAAGCCATTGAGGATCCCGGGCCAGGTGGCCTCGGAATACTCCTTGATGTTGAGGATGGCCCCGTAATCATGGCGCCCGCACGGGGTGGCCACCACGAAGTCGCCTGTCCTGGCCGAGAACGTGTGGCGGCTCACCGGCAGGTAGTCGCCTATCGGCGCGGCGAG
This Luteimonas sp. MC1572 DNA region includes the following protein-coding sequences:
- a CDS encoding type IV secretion system protein — protein: MEDTLRFVMGGIDWMQVQAGLPNMIFFHEISSFLDDEISEFAGNLLGRVLRVVGTAALSLLTLWILVHGYRIATGQSREPMMALVTDALKAVLVIAIATGAAAGSGSTYRTLTHGLTEVVAETITGERDGGPYEDIDRTLAIMQVALAAIDSVDSGDDLLTDKRKDRALWFTGVGLGGPAIMAAATMLLNKVAIALVVGLGPIFILCLLFRATQQLFTKWLYYGIGTLFSLALLTVMVTLALDMVIAVGIAFWVAGWTTGASQESLTAMAMQQGGMGLILTMLIVSAPPMAAVFFNGVLGQFSAYNALNALSPGSGQGAPPGSGLPPGVTAAHAPAPTGHGAAAAMDASDPAGAARLAGQRSARVDVDVIRPAGHSG
- the thrS gene encoding threonine--tRNA ligase, which produces MITITLPDGSRREFDHPVSVMEVAQSIGPGLAKATVAGKVDGRQVDASDLIDQDASLQILTPKDAEGVEIIRHSCAHLVGHAVKQLYPDAKMVIGPVIEDGFYYDIWRAQPFTPDDMAAIEARMRELIDTEYDVIKRMTPRDEVVAEFQARGEDYKLRLIEGLGPEVTAMGLYHHQEYVDMCRGPHVPNTRFLKAFKLTRVSGAYWRGDSKNEQLQRIYGTAWADAKQLKAYVQRIEEAEKRDHRRIGKQQELFHLQEEAPGLVFWHPKGWAIWQVVEQYMRGVYRSSGYGEVRCPQVLDVSLWQKSGHWDNYKENMFFTESEKRTYAVKPMNCPGHVQVFNQGLHSYRDLPIRYGEFGACHRNEPSGALHGILRVRGFTQDDGHVFCTEGQIESEVTAFHAQAMKVYADFGFEEVQVKLALRPDSRLGDDATWDKAETALRSALRSAGVEWTELPGEGAFYGPKIEYHLKDAIGRTWQLGTMQVDFMMPGRLGAEYVDENSQKQTPVMLHRAIVGSMERFIGILIEHHAGSFPAWLAPVQAVVMNITDAQADWVEEVRKTLVNQGLRVESDLRNEKVGYKIREHTMQRVPYLLVVGDREKELQAVAVRTLAGEDLGSMPLSDFIARVHAERAPC
- a CDS encoding VirB4 family type IV secretion/conjugal transfer ATPase, with the protein product MNAVADAAVGDFVPLSSHVSPTVVKTTGGDFLVAWRLAGLPFVGREAWDLEHRHATFNRLLQSLRAPDFSNVAFWAHDIRRKRAIKGGGRFAQAFNQDLSDAYFARLSEQDAMQNELYLSMLYRPLVTGRRMSERSSDLGRLRAEQEQAVARLQELAGNVEAVLVDYAPRRLGMYEAGNGVLFSEVLELYGYIVNRLDEPVPVLAAPIGDYLPVSRHTFSARTGDFVVATPCGRHDYGAILNIKEYSEATWPGILNGLKYLDFEYVMTQSFSPMGRQDALRVLDRTKGMMVSSGDKAVSQIAELDHAMDQLASGNFVLGEFHFSLALHAASQEALSHNIAAARAELSNAGFVSAKEDLAIASAFYAQLPGNWRYRTRLANVSSLNFLGLSPLHNFASGKQSRNPWGECVTTLQATNGQPYFFNFHATHGGEDSRGEKALGNTMIIGKSGTGKTALVNFLLSQVQKLDPSPTIFFFDKDRGSEIFVRACGGNYLALENGRATGFNPFQCERTEGNVQFLAELARILAGKPSYTAREDEDIHRAVEGILDTPPALRSMTNFQKSLPNMGDDGLYARLRKWTAGHSLGWVFDNPVDTVDLSRANIIGFDYTDVVDNPEVRVPVVRYLLHRLEGLIDGRRLIYVMDEFWKILDGGGALKDFARNKQKTIRKQNGLGIFATQSPEDALSSDIAAALVEQTATLILLPNPNAKRSDYVDGLKLTEAEFRVVLSLDERSRCFLVKQGHASSVCRLDLNGLDDALAVISASTDNIEVMHRVLAERAHAEGVATDALHPGQWLSAFQAERRGTGREGVRAMSRGSQGVLVVP